A portion of the Myxococcus stipitatus genome contains these proteins:
- a CDS encoding prolipoprotein diacylglyceryl transferase family protein: MHSQLLHSLSPQVFHLSESLSLRWTGAACLVGLLLAFVLLRRRAARGEGPFAREEVAGFVLFAGLFGVMLGGRAGDMLLHQWDGASQDGTLLGGFQQAGMSLLGAILGVTLYAAYHARERQRPWLEVMDALAVLAPLGLLLGHLAVFTEGAPVGRVSDVPWALRFPAELGTPGFQPVATPTLALGELAGAPGHEVVKLAREVPSLGEELARVLPPRHPVLLYQAVLEGLAPFVFLLLLRGRAWTRAVGMPTGLFFVLTGVGSALGQWFREPDPNLPFSYQFESGPLLSLVLLAVGAVFVLGAHGTRRGVDEARLST; this comes from the coding sequence GTGCACTCCCAGCTCCTCCACTCGCTGAGTCCCCAGGTGTTCCACCTCTCCGAGTCGCTCTCCCTGCGCTGGACGGGAGCCGCGTGCCTCGTGGGGCTGCTGCTCGCGTTCGTCCTCCTGCGACGGCGCGCCGCTCGCGGCGAGGGACCCTTCGCGAGGGAGGAGGTGGCGGGCTTCGTCCTCTTCGCGGGCCTCTTCGGCGTGATGCTGGGAGGCCGCGCGGGGGACATGCTGCTGCACCAGTGGGACGGCGCCTCCCAGGACGGCACCCTCCTCGGCGGGTTCCAGCAGGCCGGGATGTCCCTGCTGGGGGCCATCCTGGGCGTGACGCTCTACGCGGCGTACCACGCGCGGGAGCGCCAGCGTCCCTGGTTGGAGGTGATGGACGCGTTGGCGGTGCTCGCGCCCCTGGGGCTGTTGCTCGGGCACCTCGCGGTGTTCACCGAGGGCGCGCCCGTGGGACGGGTGTCGGACGTGCCGTGGGCGCTGCGCTTCCCCGCGGAGCTGGGCACGCCGGGCTTCCAGCCCGTGGCCACGCCCACGCTCGCGCTGGGCGAGCTGGCGGGCGCGCCCGGCCATGAGGTGGTGAAGCTGGCGCGAGAGGTGCCGTCCCTCGGGGAGGAGCTCGCACGCGTCCTCCCACCACGTCACCCGGTGTTGCTCTACCAGGCCGTGCTGGAGGGGCTGGCGCCGTTCGTGTTCTTGCTGCTGCTTCGCGGACGCGCGTGGACGCGCGCGGTGGGGATGCCCACCGGACTGTTCTTCGTCCTGACCGGCGTGGGCTCCGCGCTGGGGCAGTGGTTCCGCGAGCCCGACCCGAATCTGCCGTTTTCGTATCAATTCGAGAGCGGCCCGCTGCTGTCGCTGGTGCTGCTCGCCGTGGGCGCGGTGTTCGTGCTCGGGGCGCACGGCACGCGTCGCGGAGTGGACGAAGCCCGACTGTCCACGTGA